The following is a genomic window from Trachemys scripta elegans isolate TJP31775 chromosome 16, CAS_Tse_1.0, whole genome shotgun sequence.
GTCCCGGCCCCGTTCACTGGAGCGAGTCTCTAGCCGGAAAATCCCCCGGGTTTGGGTGTCTCCCCGCTGGCCCCGGAGACGCTAGTGACTGTCCTGGGAGGGCCGAGGAGCCggcggagctgggctggagccggcgTCGCCGCGGCTGGTGTTAAAGTCCGACCCCGTTTCCTCCCGGGTCGGGGGTTCAGCCGGGGGAGGGGCGATGGCGTCGGGGTCCCTCTCTCCAGCCGCTCTGCTCAGGACGTCTCCGCGGAGCAGGGTTCGTAGCGGTGAGTTGAGTGCCCCTAAAAGGGGTGGTGGGCGGCACAGCCCGTCCCCGCAATATTTTATCCACCAATGAGGCCTCGTTTCCAACACCCCAATTTTGGGTCATGGATTTCTGCTCCCCCACTTCTCCTGTGTCCCAGGCGGGCCCCAACCCGGCCCGTGGGTTTTGTCTGGCGGCCGCTCGGGTTGGACTAATCCTGTCTTTCTGTCTCGCCAACTTTCCCCGCAACGTTCATTCGTCCGGGTTCTCGTGACGCTGCCTGAACTTCTCACTCACCTTCGTCGGCTGAACCCCCCACAAGGGGACATTTGGAGGCTCCGCGACCGTTACCACAGTCTCCCCCCGGGGTGGGgagatttggggggcagggcagaggaacAGGAAGTTCTGGGGATTTATACAATAGAAATGCAGGGCGGGGGAGGTCTAGGGAGAAGGGTGCAGCAGTCGGGTCGGGAGCAGTCTGGGAGGCAGGATTCTCGAGGCAGgggggtttgggggcaggggggtttgTGCCGGCATCTCAGCCCCCCAAGGGGAAGCGGCTTGTTCCCCGGGGAGATTCTCTTCTCTGTACAGCCAgatccaggctcctgggggtgcagaGAGACAGCAGGTTAGAGGGGCCCGTGTTGCCCTGCACCCAGGCCCTGGGGGGAGCAAGGGGCACAGAAGTGGGGGTCACCTCACCTAGGTGCTCCCCTCGGGCGGCTGTAATAGGCCTCAGCCAGGATCAGCCCCAGGACGAGCAGGATCACAGCGCTCAGCGCCAGGCGGGCGATGTTGGCGTGGGTGAAATCCGGGCGCCCCGGGGGGGCtgctgcggggggaaggggagagtcaCTCGGCGGCTCAGACAGTGAAATCAGCAGCTGGCGCTGCCCCGGAAGGAGAGCCCCCAAACCCCCATCCAGCAGGTCTGGCCCATCTCCCCTCTGGGGGTCTCCCAGGCACCGCGGCTCTGGGGCCTCCCCAGGGCCAGGAGGCTGCGTCCTGCTGCTCTGCGGGTGACCAGGCTGCCCTGACCTTTCCCAACGGGCCAGTCTAGCCTCCCGGCCCCCCTGTAGTGCCCCTCTGTCCACCCCCACAGGTACCTCTGCCCTGGCCTGTCTGCTGTGCAGTGAGCCCATCCCCGGGGTATCCGGCTGCTGCCAAACACGGCCAGGCAGTGCGCGCGGGGGGGCGAGGCTGGTACGTCACCTGCTGCCCCCCACGTCCCGGTGGTGCCCAGGGCCCAGCCAGATGCAGCAGAACATCTATTGGAGGGGGAGGGTCGGGGATCCCCTGAGAAcccagtggggggagggcaagGAGAGGGAATTCTGGGTAATGGTCACCCCTATTGCCAGGGGGACATCATGGGGCCTAGGGAAGGGGGTTATAGCCCCAGGTCCCCTGTGTCCAACGCCCCagactctgccccacccctgggaTCCCCCACAGCTTCCTGGCCGCGACCTGCAGGGCAGGAGGCTttgagggagctgggggggggtctggcagtgggggaggggcaatggGGCTGTCTCTCCATCCCCCCATGTCAATGAGCCCCTCCCTGTGGTGTCTGGGCCCCACCCACCCAGATTCATTGCCCCCGTTCCAGCCTCTGGGCACCGCGAGCCTGTTTCCAGGGGTGGTTCGATGGTGATTCCCCCCCGCAGCCCTGGTACCTGGCCCCACGCTGCCCGGGCAGGTGGGAGCTGGCGCCACTCCAGGCTTGGTCGGGTCGGTTCCCCCTGCAGGAATAGAACCAGCATCTGtcggggcagagggaggggatgaAGCAGCAACTTAGTGATCACCCCACCCCCGACTCAGCATCAATCGTCAGTGTCAGTCCcgggacgggggggagggggttttaGTGGCTGGGGAGTGAGGACACCCCCCTTCCCTCGCTGAATCCAAACCAGGAGGCACAAATTCCGACAGCCCAGACTCGCTCTGAGATCACCAGTGGGGGTTGGGAACCACACTGGATTCATCATTTCGGGTCCAGTTTtcatgtagacaaggtcttagtccATCTTTGTATCCATCACCAGATGTGCTCCCATCTGTCCACTGCCCTATGTTTCCAAGGACCCACATTCCCACTGACCCGTGGCCACCCCCCGCCATGGATCTATCCGTCACCCTCTACATAGAAGAATTGAACCCATCAGTTCTCTCTGCAGGGACCATCCTCTTCCAAACGGCCCAAATGGCCCCGTGGGCGTCTGTGCAGGGAGCCCTGTTCCCTGGGGGATGAATTGTTCCATTTCTCCCGCTCACCTTCTCCCTCCGGTTCCGTTGTGGGGGGATCCGGCTGCTGGGGCCCAGCTGGGTCGGTTCCCTCTGTGGGATTAAAATGAGCATCGGCTGAGATGGGGGAACCTCATGTTCTGGTGCGAACCCCAACACCGGACAGTCACAGCTCCCCCCAGGGCAACCCCACTCCTAGGACGCAGGGAGATGGAAGGTTTGGGGTACCTGAGCTCTACAGTGAGAAGGAAACAGACCGTGAGCCAGACCTTGGCACAGTCACTGCACCCAGTCCTCGCCATGGAGCCCCTGGGAGAAAACCCAGCCAGAGGAACCGCTGGGAGCTATGCCCAAAACTGCCTAAAATCCAGATCACCCCTCTGTACCCCAGTCTGGGAGCCagtctgggttctatccccagccccagtggggtgtagtggttagatcgggagggggctgggcgtcagaggtgctgggtgctgcacagacacagacaaAAGGTGAAGAAGGATAATCATCCCCCATTCTtacaaggggaaatggaggcacatgCAGGTTCAGTGACACCACAAGGTTGCCTGGGGTCAGGGATCTGCCCTCCCTCATCCCCCTAGCTCCAGTGGCTGGGGAACCTCCCCCAGGGACTCTGTATCCACTCCCCGGCCAGGCATCCCCTCTGCTGGGCCGAGGGCTCAGGGTAGAGCCTGGCTCTGAGGATCTCATTGGCCCAGAGACCCCCTGTGGGTCTGATTGcgtgtggggctgggagtggggacacTGAGCCAGGCCCCCCACCTGCTACAACAATCTGCATGTAATCACTGGGATCCGATCAGTTGGGCGGCTCTGATCTGGAGCGAGATCGGCAGCTGTAGACCCCTGCGTCTTCCCACCTGGTGCTGGGGATGGTGAattcacccccatccccagcagcgTCCAGCTCCCGGATTTCGATTCCACCTTTATACAGAAATAACCTCCTGGCCTCGCACCGACACTGATAGCGGAAGGTGACGGCTCCCCCGGGGCGATCACCCCACTGGGGCTGACGGAGATGGAGGGTCTGGGCGGAGGGAGCTCTGCGTTCACACGCAAACAGGAGTGAGATGGGGAGACACAAACCCCTCCCCTTGTGTCTGTCACCTGCCCTTAGcgcccagccccagggacagcGCCGGGGTAACAGACTCCTCACTGCATCCACAGTCTGTtactcctggggcaattctgCACATCTGCGGAcgtgctagggttgccaattttgtttggctgtattcctggagatttcttcacatgacataatctttaattaaagattaatctataattcctggaaactccaggccaatcctggagggttggcaaccctaggacaCGCATGATTCATCTGTCctgcataattttgttttttacccacagaaaatacattctgccccagaagtgctgcagttccacctttttcCCGCCAGGGCCCGCTGTGGCGCAAGACCACCCAGCAGCATGAACACTGCCCGCTGTTCTGGCCCCACAGcggcccctggtgggcaaaaggcggaactgcagcacttctggggcagaatgtattttctgtggggaaagaaATTCTCTGCCTGCCCCGTGCTGCAGAATTCGCCCAGGAGCAGAAGTTCATCAGAGCACCTGCCCCAGAGCCAGGTGAGGGCAGAGTGGGgcacccagggctgctgggggtcacagactggggctcaggaactagtggggtgacagcattgagtctggggatgggggaggaggctgcagggacacatgagGATGGGGGTTGCAGGGACAGGGGCTGATGtgccttactgaatgggggaggttTGAGGCCAACCAGAGTCTGAATGGGGGAGGCTTCCCAGCTCCCTAAcaacaccccccccaaaaaaaccttctCCCGCCCACGCCCAACACCTTCCAGAGtcactcccaggctcctccccactccctcaacTCCCCCATTACCCCTGACAACCCCAAGCCTTTGCCctgcttctgacaggtgcaggaaaCACAGTTCTGTCgtgtattttaaatgaattacCCAAAGTTCTGCGTTAATACGCCTAGTGAgggatatatttaaaaacaaaaaatgaccaGAATCTTTTGGTTTTCGTCTGCAGTGTTACAGACACACtcgctgacagatattttgaaataaatgaccaaactTGAAACTGTCATGATTATAGTGTGTtagtttgacaaataaaatatgcagctttttgctgaattttcaaatatttgtgcggaatttttaattttttggtgcagaattcccccaggagtatacagTTGTCCAGGCTGCTGGGAAGTGAATTCAgtactgggggtggggctggctgggcagcccctgggccccgACTCCTCTGTGCATCCCCTGAACAGGGGCAGCCCGGGGGAGCATCCCCCTGGGAAAGGATGGCTGCTCAACAgctccccctgggggcagggatcccccctccctcagccctgaacctccagcagctgctgctctcctctggctgGGGAAACCCCCAGTGACTCTATCCCCACTACCCAGCCAGGtgtcccctctgctgagcccagggcagagcctggctctgagcgtcCCACCAGGGTGAGACCCCCCCAAGGGTTCaggtgggtgtggggctgggagtggggaagcaGAGCGAggcccctcacctgctaccaCCAGCTCCACGGGGTCGCTGGGCTCCGACCAGACGGGTGGGTCTGATTTGGTGCTATATCGGCAGCTGTAGCTCCCGGCGTCTCTCCGGCTCACACTGCGAATGGGAAACCGAGTCACGTCCCCAGCCGGCTCCACGTCCTGCAGCGCGTTCGGGTTTCCATCTTTGTACAGAAGGAACCTCATGTTCCGGTGCTGACCCCGACACTGGAGGGTCACGGCTCTCCCCAGGGCGACCCCCCTGCTGGGGCGCAGGGAGATGGAGGGTTTGGGGTAGTAGGTCTCTGCAGTGAGAAGGAGACAGGCCGTAAGACAGACCCCGGCACAG
Proteins encoded in this region:
- the LOC117888946 gene encoding leukocyte immunoglobulin-like receptor subfamily A member 6; amino-acid sequence: MSGSFLWFSPSISVSPGAVIAPGGAVTIRCQCQCWGRRLFLYKDGIEIRELEGDGDEFTIPSARWEDAGAYSCRSHALWEPLNWSYASDIVQIIVAETYYPKPSISLRPSRGVALGRAVTLQCRGQHRNMRFLLYKDGNPNALQDVEPAGDVTRFPIRSVSRRDAGSYSCRYSTKSDPPVWSEPSDPVELVVAEGTDPAGPQQPDPPTTEPEGEDAGSIPAGGTDPTKPGVAPAPTCPGSVGPAAPPGRPDFTHANIARLALSAVILLVLGLILAEAYYSRPRGAPRSLDLAVQRRESPRGTSRFPLGG